Proteins from a single region of Geothrix sp. PMB-07:
- a CDS encoding (Fe-S)-binding protein, with protein sequence MKALEVALFWIMTLGALGFFAWTMRQRLATLKAGLPANRFDQPWVRLKGVLTLAILQKRMVRDKYAGFYHILIFWGFCVLSLRSIGLVLEGLFPAFHMTEALGAFGYGYQATKDIFEALVVLGLGLAAWRRLVVKPWRLENSWDAWATLSLIGGLMVTDLLADGAYIWLHNPAWKAWAPVSLFIANLLRPLGGTGLLVLYKSMWWLHLGILYFFANFLPYSKHFHVFTSLFNIYFRELEPNKNLKPMDLEAEHFGINKIQDFTWKQMLDFYTCVECGRCLENCPTTLTGKPLRPKDFGNDLRDYLKATPLEQMGQDKPAPEDRPLIGGPVPEGAVWHREQEHAPWSKEQLEGWISQDTIWACTSCGYCEWACPLEISFVDKLVGMRRYLTLEESNFPDEAQTAFKGMERQGNPWNLPQADRAKWAEGLEVPTLADNPEAEYLFWVGCAGSYDAAGQKVSQALVKLLKAANVSFAILGKEESCTCESARRLGNEYLFQTATETNVELLKGYEVKKVITNCPHCLNTLKNEYPAFGGEFEVVHGTELVAKLISEGKLKMEQTVDVDLTYHDPCYLSRYNGQVEAPRAILDAIPGVKLTEMDKHGEATMCCGAGGGRFWLEEHLGKRVNHERFEQAVATKATTIAVGCPFCNVMLNNAAGETNHEGVATTDILELAAKSLK encoded by the coding sequence ATGAAGGCCCTGGAAGTCGCGTTGTTCTGGATCATGACCCTTGGGGCGCTGGGCTTCTTCGCCTGGACCATGCGTCAGCGACTGGCCACGCTCAAGGCGGGTCTACCCGCGAATCGCTTCGATCAGCCCTGGGTGCGCCTGAAGGGCGTGCTCACCCTGGCGATCCTGCAGAAGCGCATGGTGCGCGACAAATACGCAGGCTTCTACCACATCCTCATCTTCTGGGGGTTCTGCGTCCTGTCGCTCCGCAGCATCGGCCTGGTGCTGGAAGGCCTGTTCCCGGCTTTCCACATGACGGAGGCCCTGGGCGCTTTTGGATATGGCTACCAGGCCACCAAGGACATCTTCGAGGCCCTGGTGGTGCTGGGGCTGGGCCTCGCCGCCTGGCGTCGCCTGGTGGTGAAGCCTTGGCGGCTCGAGAACTCCTGGGATGCCTGGGCCACCCTGAGCCTCATCGGCGGGTTGATGGTCACCGACCTGCTGGCGGATGGCGCCTACATCTGGCTGCACAACCCAGCCTGGAAGGCCTGGGCGCCCGTGAGCCTCTTCATCGCCAACCTGCTGCGTCCCCTGGGTGGTACGGGCCTGCTGGTGCTCTACAAGAGCATGTGGTGGCTGCATCTGGGCATCCTCTATTTCTTCGCCAACTTCCTGCCCTACTCCAAGCACTTCCACGTGTTCACGTCGCTCTTCAACATCTACTTCCGCGAGCTGGAGCCGAACAAGAACCTGAAGCCCATGGATCTGGAGGCCGAGCATTTCGGCATCAACAAGATCCAGGATTTCACCTGGAAGCAGATGCTCGACTTCTACACCTGTGTGGAGTGCGGCCGCTGCCTGGAGAACTGCCCGACCACGCTTACGGGCAAGCCGCTCCGGCCCAAGGATTTCGGCAATGACCTGCGCGACTACCTGAAGGCCACGCCGCTTGAGCAGATGGGCCAGGACAAGCCGGCGCCCGAGGACCGCCCCCTCATCGGCGGCCCCGTGCCCGAAGGCGCCGTGTGGCACCGCGAGCAGGAGCACGCCCCCTGGAGCAAGGAGCAGCTCGAAGGCTGGATCAGCCAGGACACCATCTGGGCCTGCACGAGCTGCGGCTACTGCGAGTGGGCCTGTCCGCTGGAAATCAGCTTCGTGGACAAGCTGGTGGGCATGCGCCGCTACCTCACGCTCGAGGAGAGCAACTTCCCCGACGAGGCCCAGACCGCCTTCAAGGGCATGGAGCGCCAGGGCAACCCCTGGAACCTGCCCCAGGCGGATCGCGCCAAGTGGGCCGAAGGGCTGGAAGTCCCCACCCTCGCCGACAACCCCGAGGCCGAATACCTCTTCTGGGTGGGCTGCGCGGGCAGCTACGATGCCGCGGGCCAGAAGGTCAGCCAGGCCCTGGTGAAGCTGCTGAAGGCCGCCAATGTGTCCTTCGCCATCCTGGGCAAGGAAGAAAGCTGCACCTGTGAATCCGCCCGGCGCCTGGGCAATGAGTACCTCTTCCAGACGGCCACGGAAACCAATGTCGAGCTGCTCAAGGGCTATGAGGTGAAGAAGGTCATCACCAACTGCCCCCACTGCCTGAACACGCTGAAGAATGAATACCCCGCTTTCGGGGGCGAGTTCGAGGTGGTGCATGGCACCGAGCTGGTGGCCAAGCTCATCAGCGAGGGCAAGCTGAAGATGGAGCAGACCGTGGACGTGGATCTGACCTACCACGATCCCTGCTACCTCAGCCGCTACAACGGCCAGGTGGAAGCGCCCCGCGCCATCCTCGACGCCATCCCTGGCGTGAAGCTCACGGAGATGGACAAGCACGGCGAGGCCACCATGTGCTGCGGCGCGGGCGGCGGCCGTTTCTGGCTGGAAGAGCACCTGGGCAAGCGCGTGAACCACGAGCGCTTCGAGCAGGCCGTGGCGACAAAGGCCACCACCATTGCCGTGGGCTGCCCCTTCTGCAACGTCATGCTGAACAACGCCGCGGGCGAAACCAACCACGAGGGCGTGGCCACCACGGACATCCTGGAACTGGCGGCGAAGTCGCTGAAGTAA
- a CDS encoding 6-carboxytetrahydropterin synthase, which produces MAPAPALHFEAAVTRPLSVVFQTGDRWEGHDYTVEVITTRQGLDGFDVVVDFRDLEAALDRSLAPLQGRLLSEVGLAGPLALAQRLLAELPPFVAAPARLREVALTDGRGRRLAVQA; this is translated from the coding sequence TTGGCCCCTGCCCCCGCCCTCCATTTTGAAGCCGCCGTGACCCGGCCCCTTTCCGTGGTGTTCCAGACCGGCGACCGCTGGGAAGGCCACGACTACACCGTGGAGGTGATCACCACCCGCCAGGGCCTCGATGGCTTCGACGTGGTGGTGGATTTCCGCGATCTGGAGGCCGCCCTGGACCGCAGTCTGGCGCCCTTGCAGGGAAGGCTGCTCTCCGAGGTGGGCCTGGCTGGCCCGCTCGCCCTGGCCCAGCGCCTGCTGGCGGAACTCCCCCCCTTCGTGGCCGCCCCAGCACGCCTGCGTGAAGTGGCCCTGACCGATGGGCGGGGTCGACGCCTGGCCGTTCAGGCCTAG
- a CDS encoding TonB-dependent siderophore receptor, producing the protein MPSETPSLVSSSRRHSARLSGLAFTLALSSLVPIAAGAQTPRSLSVDFQVQPLDRALEALGRQAGLRVVAAPGLLLGRMAPALKAVLTEQAAFRELLKGSGLEARIDGGVATILPVAGEAVLAEVRVKSNAERETAVTATRGYRPKRTLTGTKTDTPLSETPQAISVVTREQIEDQAAISVGDVLNYASGVRSNAYGVDSRGDWTRVRGTEPTQFMDGLLQVYGYNNNVRPDPYLLERVEVLRGPSSMLYGQGSTGGVINLQSKRPQSDRQAEIGLQLGTFNRRQVQGDATGALSEDGHWSYRVVGLARKSDTQVDFVPDNRYAIAPSLAWRPDANTSLTFLGYWQKDESGSSATFLPWSGTVLPNPNGQIPTSRFVSEPGYDDYTMRQASLGYAFEHRFSGAWTLRQNVRYAANRGNYQSLYPGSNFADPLHPYLDADQRIISRSIWANKRDGHALVADQSLEGSLKTGAVENRLLFGFDHLRYSENAASAFGFSPTFDLYHPVYGNFTAPSLTPNPSTELRQTGVYLQDQIKIASRFSILLGARRDHVTNASEGSPTDSDDATTLRGAFMFLSDSGWSPYLSYAESFQPVAGSNFYHQRYKPLRGEQWEAGVKFQSASGTTTFNAACYDLKEKNRQIPDPTQPLNNLQAGQTKSKGFEAELKTRLGRAFEVVANFDHIDLDEQLEGVPANQGSLWGRARFSLAGLDGWSAGVGLRHTSAFRNPGAPEVAQTTLLDAMLALDTGSWRWALNATNLTDKIYTATILSRGDAWYGARRNVVASLTYRF; encoded by the coding sequence ATGCCCTCTGAAACCCCGTCCCTTGTCTCATCCTCCCGCAGGCATTCAGCCCGCCTCAGCGGGTTGGCCTTCACCCTCGCGCTTTCAAGCCTCGTCCCTATCGCAGCCGGAGCCCAGACTCCCCGGTCCCTTTCCGTGGATTTCCAGGTTCAGCCCTTGGATCGGGCCCTGGAAGCCCTGGGGCGCCAGGCCGGGCTGCGCGTTGTGGCCGCACCGGGCCTGCTCTTGGGTCGGATGGCCCCAGCCCTGAAGGCCGTGCTGACGGAGCAGGCCGCCTTCCGGGAGTTGCTGAAGGGGAGCGGCCTGGAAGCGCGCATCGACGGCGGCGTGGCGACCATCCTTCCCGTGGCGGGCGAGGCCGTCCTGGCTGAGGTCAGGGTGAAATCCAACGCCGAGCGGGAAACCGCTGTGACCGCCACCCGGGGCTATCGCCCCAAGCGCACCCTCACGGGCACGAAGACCGACACCCCCCTCTCAGAAACGCCCCAGGCGATCTCCGTGGTCACCCGCGAGCAGATTGAGGATCAGGCGGCCATCAGCGTGGGCGATGTCCTGAACTACGCCTCGGGCGTGCGGTCGAACGCCTACGGCGTGGACAGCCGCGGCGACTGGACGCGGGTGCGCGGCACCGAACCCACCCAGTTCATGGACGGGCTCCTGCAGGTCTACGGCTACAACAACAACGTCCGCCCCGATCCCTACCTCCTGGAGCGCGTCGAGGTGCTTCGCGGGCCCTCCTCCATGTTGTACGGCCAGGGCAGCACCGGCGGCGTCATCAACCTCCAGAGCAAGCGACCCCAATCGGACCGTCAGGCGGAGATCGGCCTCCAGCTCGGCACCTTCAACCGCCGCCAAGTCCAGGGTGACGCCACCGGCGCCCTCAGCGAAGATGGCCACTGGTCCTACCGGGTGGTGGGCCTGGCCCGCAAGAGCGACACCCAGGTGGACTTCGTTCCCGACAACCGCTACGCCATCGCCCCTTCGCTCGCCTGGCGGCCTGACGCCAATACCAGCCTCACCTTCCTGGGTTACTGGCAGAAGGACGAGAGCGGCTCCAGCGCCACCTTCCTGCCTTGGTCCGGCACCGTCCTGCCCAATCCCAACGGACAGATTCCCACCAGCCGCTTCGTCAGTGAGCCCGGCTACGACGACTACACCATGCGCCAGGCCAGCCTGGGCTACGCCTTCGAGCACCGCTTCTCCGGCGCGTGGACGCTGCGCCAGAACGTCCGCTACGCCGCCAACCGGGGCAACTACCAGTCGCTCTACCCCGGCAGCAACTTCGCGGATCCCCTGCATCCCTACCTGGACGCGGATCAGCGAATCATCAGCCGCTCCATCTGGGCCAACAAGCGCGACGGCCACGCCCTGGTGGCGGACCAGTCCCTCGAAGGCAGCCTCAAGACGGGCGCGGTGGAGAACCGGCTGCTCTTCGGCTTCGACCATCTGCGCTACAGCGAAAACGCGGCTTCTGCCTTCGGGTTCAGCCCCACCTTCGACCTCTATCACCCCGTCTACGGGAACTTCACGGCCCCGAGCCTGACGCCCAATCCCTCCACCGAGCTGCGGCAGACCGGCGTCTACCTCCAGGACCAGATCAAAATCGCCTCGCGCTTCTCGATCCTGCTGGGCGCGCGCCGGGACCACGTCACCAACGCCTCCGAGGGATCTCCCACCGACAGCGACGACGCCACGACGCTGCGCGGGGCCTTCATGTTCCTGTCCGATTCGGGCTGGTCGCCCTACCTGAGCTACGCGGAATCCTTCCAGCCCGTGGCCGGCAGCAACTTCTACCACCAGCGCTACAAACCGCTTCGCGGCGAGCAGTGGGAGGCGGGCGTGAAGTTCCAGAGCGCCTCCGGCACCACCACCTTCAACGCCGCCTGCTACGACCTGAAGGAGAAGAACCGCCAGATCCCGGATCCCACCCAGCCCCTCAACAACCTGCAAGCCGGCCAGACCAAGAGCAAGGGCTTCGAGGCCGAGCTGAAGACCCGCCTGGGCCGGGCCTTTGAAGTGGTGGCCAACTTCGATCACATCGATCTGGATGAGCAACTGGAAGGCGTGCCCGCGAACCAGGGCTCCCTCTGGGGCCGCGCACGCTTCTCGCTCGCCGGCCTGGACGGCTGGTCCGCAGGCGTGGGCCTTCGCCACACCAGCGCCTTCCGGAACCCCGGCGCGCCCGAGGTGGCCCAGACCACCCTGCTCGACGCGATGCTGGCCCTGGATACCGGTTCCTGGCGCTGGGCCCTGAACGCCACCAACCTCACCGACAAGATCTACACCGCGACGATCCTGAGCCGGGGCGATGCGTGGTACGGCGCGCGGCGGAACGTCGTCGCCAGCCTCACCTACCGGTTCTAG
- a CDS encoding PilZ domain-containing protein, protein MTPSRSPKEGATLRGPILEEALQELCARKAFMLAATPYLSFHIRLLERRKEGLILKTSMTQDLAQQTLGHQDLKLRIPWGLGMVAGETRFLGFEQQPGARLLLLRTPNLLWEDDHRRSVRVDGQGRAVLSPDQSTLVRANLEDLSLHGARLLALEPLSEAFAPNHSLQLSLSLDQGPSFTCRALLVSQEGQSLGLAFDPPLGGLDLVGLEAWLKPRLDDLKRRWEDRVALRAQAEAAARPKAPPEGVLLVSREADLERQLREAWPSHLRLKSTPPALAPLKTAMEAPPQLVLLHWPGGGLQTRFLLKSLAATFPSNTPVMVLGTGLESAAGRELAQEIKASTYLEWNAAQALFFHRLVQGLLRRHWGSPGGPEPLTGG, encoded by the coding sequence TTGACGCCCTCACGCTCACCCAAAGAGGGGGCAACCCTGCGCGGCCCCATCCTGGAAGAGGCCCTGCAGGAGCTGTGCGCCCGCAAGGCCTTCATGCTGGCGGCCACGCCCTACCTCAGCTTCCACATCCGCCTGCTGGAGCGCCGGAAGGAGGGGCTGATCCTGAAGACCTCCATGACCCAGGATCTGGCCCAGCAGACCTTGGGCCACCAGGATCTCAAGCTGCGGATCCCCTGGGGACTCGGCATGGTGGCCGGAGAAACCCGCTTCCTGGGCTTTGAACAACAACCCGGGGCGCGGCTGCTCCTGCTGCGGACTCCCAATCTGCTCTGGGAGGATGACCATCGCCGTTCCGTGCGGGTGGACGGTCAGGGCCGGGCGGTGCTCAGTCCTGATCAGAGCACCCTTGTCAGGGCCAATCTGGAGGACCTCAGCCTGCACGGAGCGCGGCTCCTCGCCCTGGAACCCCTCTCCGAGGCCTTCGCTCCGAATCACTCTTTGCAGCTGAGCCTGAGCCTGGACCAGGGCCCCAGCTTCACCTGCCGCGCCCTGCTGGTGTCCCAGGAGGGCCAGAGCCTTGGCCTGGCCTTCGATCCGCCCCTGGGCGGCCTGGATCTCGTGGGACTCGAGGCCTGGCTGAAACCGCGGCTCGACGACCTGAAGCGCCGCTGGGAGGATCGCGTGGCCCTCCGGGCCCAGGCCGAGGCTGCGGCCCGCCCCAAGGCCCCGCCCGAAGGGGTGCTGCTGGTCTCGCGGGAGGCCGACCTGGAGCGCCAACTGCGTGAAGCCTGGCCCAGCCACCTTCGACTGAAGAGCACACCTCCCGCCCTCGCTCCACTCAAAACAGCCATGGAGGCGCCGCCCCAATTGGTGCTGCTGCACTGGCCCGGAGGCGGACTGCAGACCCGCTTCCTTTTGAAGAGCCTGGCGGCGACCTTTCCGTCGAACACGCCCGTGATGGTGCTGGGCACCGGGCTAGAAAGCGCCGCAGGCCGGGAGCTGGCCCAGGAGATCAAGGCCTCCACGTACCTCGAATGGAACGCCGCCCAGGCCCTGTTCTTCCATCGCCTGGTGCAGGGACTGCTGCGGAGGCACTGGGGCAGCCCCGGCGGGCCAGAACCTTTGACCGGAGGCTAA
- a CDS encoding alkaline phosphatase produces MTLVSQSRRAAALLTLAVAAAAPAIAAPSNVALLPSDGARLLANQRFDIRVEGQGAGPYSAKLWIDGRLAKFTSGAQGTATTDGISAAGWGGFNLRGTSLGHKGWHTLTAEFTDGTGTTTVTSRIQVVDPFEGARGHRRLTKNIVIMLGDGMGVAHRTAARIVRYGVTAGDPNGRLEMDQFPGTGLVSTHSLNSIITDSAPGMACYTTGNHFFNGQEGVYPAHVTNPFYAPRVEYLAEYLHRVKGTALGLVSTADVEDATPAANAVHTANRNNGTGVVDQYLDESDPGNSRAFGTGLRVLLGGGRRWFMPATTLYSSRTDSTGYPSLPADLIAGWNLPATPAKQGSASRDLINDFKTAGFSYASSHTELDALTSGHAPQKLLGLFGYGNMNVALDKVAKRRGELPAGASSYVVDDYLAPDQPMLDEMAEAAFKVLSHHRDGFVLMIEGAHIDKQSHLMDADRAIGETLEFDRAVGVARKWADRLGDTTVLVLADHECSGFSLIGALSLNGGIAALKNLPSENGTLSPGTVPAHQNAVGTYDLAGFPSYKILPDGYPATMDIDNKVLVGFGANSDRYESWLSKPTPVIDSLLPSPFKGTTGLLGAKGYATIPELRDVDKNGFFIRGHLNGEGQAVHTAADIPVSAYSTGNKAWLRFVGAQKNTDVFFKLMKAALAGDEPAEREWEERD; encoded by the coding sequence ATGACCCTGGTCTCACAGTCCCGCAGGGCCGCTGCCCTGCTCACATTGGCTGTCGCCGCGGCCGCCCCGGCCATTGCGGCTCCGTCCAATGTGGCGCTCCTGCCATCCGACGGTGCCCGCCTCCTCGCCAACCAGCGCTTTGACATCCGGGTGGAAGGGCAGGGCGCGGGCCCCTATTCCGCCAAGCTCTGGATCGACGGACGCCTGGCCAAGTTCACCTCGGGCGCCCAGGGCACCGCGACGACAGATGGCATCTCTGCCGCGGGCTGGGGCGGCTTCAACCTGCGCGGCACCTCTCTTGGCCACAAGGGTTGGCACACGCTGACGGCCGAGTTCACGGATGGCACGGGCACCACCACCGTGACCTCGCGCATCCAAGTTGTCGATCCCTTTGAAGGGGCTCGGGGCCATCGCCGCCTGACGAAGAACATCGTCATCATGCTGGGCGACGGCATGGGCGTGGCCCATCGCACCGCCGCGCGGATCGTGCGCTACGGCGTCACAGCGGGCGACCCCAACGGCCGCCTGGAGATGGATCAGTTTCCGGGCACGGGCCTGGTGAGCACGCACTCGCTGAACAGCATCATCACGGACTCCGCCCCGGGCATGGCCTGCTACACCACGGGCAACCACTTCTTCAACGGTCAGGAAGGCGTTTACCCGGCGCATGTCACGAATCCCTTCTATGCGCCGCGGGTGGAATACCTCGCCGAATACCTCCACCGGGTGAAGGGCACCGCGCTGGGCCTGGTCAGCACCGCCGATGTGGAAGATGCGACGCCCGCCGCCAACGCGGTGCACACGGCCAACCGCAACAACGGCACCGGTGTGGTGGACCAGTACCTTGACGAGAGCGATCCCGGCAACAGCCGCGCCTTCGGCACGGGCTTGCGCGTGCTGCTCGGCGGTGGTCGCCGCTGGTTCATGCCAGCCACCACGCTTTACTCCAGCCGTACCGACAGCACCGGCTATCCCAGTCTGCCCGCCGATCTGATTGCCGGCTGGAACCTGCCCGCCACCCCCGCCAAGCAGGGCAGCGCCTCCCGCGATCTCATCAACGACTTCAAGACGGCCGGGTTCTCCTACGCCTCCAGCCACACGGAACTGGACGCCCTGACGTCCGGCCACGCGCCCCAGAAACTTCTGGGCCTCTTCGGCTACGGCAACATGAACGTGGCGCTGGACAAGGTGGCCAAGCGTCGCGGCGAGTTGCCCGCGGGGGCCTCCAGCTATGTGGTGGACGACTACCTGGCGCCCGACCAGCCCATGCTCGACGAGATGGCCGAGGCGGCTTTCAAGGTGCTCTCCCACCATCGCGACGGCTTCGTGCTGATGATCGAGGGCGCCCACATCGACAAGCAGTCCCACCTCATGGATGCGGACCGCGCCATCGGCGAGACCCTGGAGTTCGACCGGGCCGTGGGCGTGGCCCGCAAGTGGGCTGACCGGTTAGGCGACACCACCGTTCTGGTGCTGGCCGACCACGAGTGCTCGGGCTTCAGCCTCATCGGTGCCCTCTCCCTGAATGGCGGCATCGCGGCGCTCAAGAACCTGCCTTCCGAAAACGGTACGCTGAGCCCCGGCACGGTCCCCGCCCATCAGAATGCCGTGGGCACCTACGATCTCGCCGGATTCCCCAGCTACAAGATCCTGCCCGATGGCTACCCGGCCACCATGGACATCGACAACAAGGTGCTGGTGGGGTTCGGCGCCAACAGCGACCGCTACGAATCCTGGCTGTCCAAGCCCACTCCGGTCATCGACAGCCTGCTGCCCAGCCCCTTCAAGGGCACCACGGGCCTTCTGGGTGCGAAGGGATACGCCACCATCCCCGAGCTGCGCGACGTGGACAAGAACGGCTTCTTCATCCGGGGCCACCTGAATGGCGAAGGCCAGGCCGTGCACACCGCTGCGGACATCCCCGTCTCCGCCTACAGCACGGGCAACAAGGCCTGGCTGCGCTTCGTGGGTGCCCAGAAGAACACTGATGTCTTCTTCAAGCTGATGAAGGCGGCCCTGGCCGGCGACGAGCCTGCCGAGCGGGAGTGGGAGGAGCGAGACTAG
- a CDS encoding PepSY domain-containing protein has translation MLRRGFVKLHRWFGLGAAAFLFIAGFTGAIISWDHELDAWLNPSFYQARGQGPARPALVLAAAVEAAEPRARIRFMPLEAEPGQTLLISLEPRLDPATGRPHDLGYNQIAVDPATGDIQARREWGQTSLSRENLLPFLYKLHYSLHLPKAWGLELGVLLMGVLAILWVFDCFIALWISFPSLATWRQSFSFRWRQGGPRLVFDLHRSGGVWAWFLLLILAVTSVSMNLNTQVMRPLVSRFSRLTPSPFERRAGQVIPAEDMAGDPRVSMARAVDLAQAEAHRRGWTAPPGGVFFSAETALWGVGFFKAGQSHGDGGLGNPWLYFDAHSGESLGADVPGTGSAGDIFLQAMFPLHSGRILGLPGRILVSLLGLAVATLSATGILIWLRRRRSEGRVRSLRRP, from the coding sequence GTGCTTCGCCGTGGGTTCGTCAAGCTGCACCGCTGGTTTGGTCTGGGCGCAGCGGCCTTCCTCTTCATCGCCGGCTTCACCGGCGCCATCATCTCCTGGGACCACGAGCTCGACGCCTGGCTCAACCCCAGCTTCTACCAGGCCCGCGGCCAAGGCCCGGCCCGGCCGGCTCTGGTCCTGGCGGCCGCGGTGGAGGCGGCTGAACCCAGGGCCCGAATCCGCTTCATGCCGCTGGAGGCCGAGCCGGGACAGACGCTGTTGATCTCCCTGGAGCCCCGCCTCGACCCCGCCACCGGCCGTCCCCACGACCTGGGCTACAACCAGATCGCCGTGGATCCGGCCACGGGGGACATCCAGGCCCGGCGCGAGTGGGGCCAGACCTCCCTCAGCCGGGAGAATCTGCTGCCCTTTCTCTACAAGCTGCACTACAGCCTGCACCTTCCCAAGGCCTGGGGCCTCGAGCTGGGCGTCCTGCTGATGGGCGTCCTGGCCATCCTCTGGGTATTCGACTGCTTCATCGCCCTGTGGATTTCCTTTCCCTCCCTGGCCACCTGGCGCCAGTCCTTCAGCTTCCGGTGGCGGCAGGGAGGCCCGCGGCTGGTCTTCGACTTGCACCGCTCCGGTGGCGTGTGGGCCTGGTTCCTGCTGCTGATCCTCGCCGTCACCTCGGTGAGCATGAACCTCAACACGCAGGTCATGCGGCCCCTGGTTTCGCGCTTCTCCAGACTGACGCCCTCTCCCTTTGAGCGCCGCGCGGGCCAGGTGATCCCCGCCGAAGACATGGCCGGAGATCCCAGGGTCTCCATGGCCCGCGCCGTGGACCTGGCCCAAGCCGAGGCCCATCGCCGGGGCTGGACGGCCCCGCCCGGAGGCGTCTTCTTCTCCGCGGAAACCGCCCTGTGGGGCGTGGGCTTCTTCAAGGCGGGACAAAGCCACGGCGATGGCGGCCTGGGCAACCCCTGGCTCTACTTCGATGCCCACAGCGGTGAATCCCTTGGGGCCGACGTGCCGGGCACTGGCTCGGCCGGGGACATCTTCCTCCAGGCCATGTTCCCGCTGCATTCCGGGCGCATCCTGGGGCTGCCAGGGCGGATCCTTGTCTCCCTGCTAGGCCTGGCCGTGGCCACACTCAGCGCCACGGGAATTCTGATCTGGTTGCGGCGTCGCCGCTCCGAAGGCCGGGTCCGCTCGCTCCGGAGACCCTGA
- the lepB gene encoding signal peptidase I translates to MRLWIPFAAVALVLSPLLVVHPVRISGHSMEPALHDGDLHWALRAWASAAPRRGEIWVIEGPQGPSVKRVLGLPGEVVTWRGPDVWVDGRRLDEPWVVHPERSGEGRQACGSGYLALGDNRPESQDGRGWGALPPDALRGRVLFGSRP, encoded by the coding sequence GTGCGGCTCTGGATTCCCTTCGCCGCCGTGGCCCTGGTTCTGTCGCCCCTGCTGGTGGTGCATCCCGTGCGCATCTCTGGCCACAGCATGGAGCCCGCCCTGCATGACGGCGACCTCCACTGGGCCCTCCGGGCCTGGGCCAGCGCCGCGCCGCGCCGCGGAGAGATCTGGGTGATTGAGGGCCCCCAGGGCCCTTCCGTCAAGCGCGTGCTGGGCCTGCCTGGGGAGGTGGTGACCTGGCGCGGCCCCGATGTCTGGGTGGATGGACGGCGCCTCGACGAGCCCTGGGTGGTGCATCCTGAACGCTCCGGCGAAGGCCGACAGGCCTGCGGAAGCGGCTACCTGGCCCTCGGCGACAACCGGCCCGAAAGCCAGGATGGGCGGGGCTGGGGGGCCCTTCCGCCCGACGCCCTGCGAGGCCGGGTCCTCTTCGGATCGCGTCCGTGA